Proteins from a single region of Salvelinus fontinalis isolate EN_2023a chromosome 15, ASM2944872v1, whole genome shotgun sequence:
- the LOC129812018 gene encoding protein transport protein Sec23A-like — protein sequence MATFPEFIAQNEERDGVRFSWNVWPSSRLEATRMVVPVASLFTPLKERPELPPIQYEPVLCSRVTCRAVLNPLCQVDYRAKLWACNFCYQRNQFPPTYAGISDVNQPAELLPQFSTIEYVVQRGPLMPLVFLYVVDTCMEDEDLQALKESLQMSLSLLPPTAMVGLITFGRMIQVHELGCEGISKSYVFRGTKDLNAKQLQEMLGLTKPTAAQAGRGPQAPQAPLSNRFLQPVQKIDMNLTDLLGELQRDPWPVTQGKRPLRSLGSAMSIAVGLLECTFPNTGARIMTFIGGPATQGPGMVVGDELKAPIRSWHDIEKDNAKFMKKGTKHYEALASRASTNGHIIDIYACALDQTGLLEMKCCSNHTGGYMVMADSFTTSLFKQTFQRVFTKDVSGAFKMAFAGTLEIKTSREIKISGAIGPCVSLNAKGPCVSENEIGTGGTSQWKICGLDHNTTLAVYFEVVNQHNAPIPQGGRGAVQYVTQYQHSSGQKRIRVTTTARNWADAGTQIQSIAASFDQEASAILMARLAVYRAETEEGPDVLRWLDRQLIRLCQKFGDYHKDDPNSFRFSETFSLYPQFMFHLRRSPFLQVFNNSPDESSYYRHQFMRQDLTQSLIMIQPILYAYSFNGPPEPVLLDSSSILPDRILLMDTFFQILIYHGETVSQWRKAGYQELPEYENFRHLLQAPVDDAQEILHSRFPMPRYIDTEHGGSQARFLLSKVNPSQTHNNMYAWGQESGAPILTDDVSLQVFMDHLKKLAVSSAA from the exons ATGGCGACCTTCCCGGAGTTTATTGCACAGAATGAAGAGCGTGATGGGGTGCGCTTCAGCTGGAATGTCTGGCCCTCTAGTCGTCTGGAGGCCACCCGCATGGTGGTCCCCGTTGCCTCTCTGTTCACCCCCCTGAAAGAGCGTCCAGAACTGCCCCCCATCCAGTATGAGCCTGTGCTGTGTAGCAGGGTGACCTGCCGCGCTGTCCTCAACCCCCTCTG CCAAGTGGATTACAGAGCCAAACTGTGGGCTTGCAACTTCTGCTATCAGAGAAATCAGTTTCCTCCTACCTATGCTGGGATATCAGATGTCAACCAGCCAGCTGAGCTGCTGCCACAGTTCTCCACCATTGAATATGTGGTCCAG AGAGGTCCCCTGATGCCGCTTGTCTTCCTATATGTGGTGGACACCTGCATGGAGGACGAGGACCTGCAGGCTCTAAAAGAGTCCTTACAGATGTCCCTGTCCCTGCTGCCTCCTACGGCCATGGTGGGACTCATCACATTTGGACGCATGATCCAAGTCCACGAGCTGGGCTGCGAGGGCATCTCCAAGAGCTACGTCTTCAGGGGAACCAAAGACCTCAATGCCAAACAATTGCAGGAGATGCTGGGGTTGACCAAGCCCACTGCTGCACAGGCAGGACGGGGACCACAAGCTCCACAGGCCCCCCTCTCCAACAG ATTCCTCCAGCCAGTCCAGAAGATTGACATGAACCTGACAGACCTGCTTGGAGAGCTGCAGAGAGATCCCTGGCCTGTCACTCAGGGAAAACGGCCCCTCCGCTCGTTAGGATCAGCCATGTCCATCGCTGTTGGCTTGCTGGAG TGCACCTTCCCTAACACTGGGGCACGCATCATGACCTTTATCGGTGGGCCAGCCACTCAGGGCCCAGGCATGGTGGTAGGAGATGAGCTGAAGGCCCCTATTCGCTCCTGGCATGACATTGAGAAGGACAATGCCAAGTTCATGAAGAAGGGGACCAAA CATTATGAGGCGTTGGCGAGCCGTGCTTCCACCAATGGCCACATCATAGACATATATGCATGCGCTCTGGACCAGACTGGACTGCTGGAAATGAAGTGTTGTTCCAATCATACTGG AGGCTACATGGTGATGGCGGACTCTTTCACCACCTCACTATTCAAACAAACCTTCCAGAGGGTTTTTACCAAAGATGTGTCTGGAGCCTTCAAGATGGCCTTCGCAGGCACTCTGGAGATAAAG ACTTCACGAGAGATCAAGATTTCAGGAGCCATCGGGCCATGTGTGTCATTAAATGCCAAAGGACCGTGTGTATCTGAAAAT GAAATTGGAACAGGGGGCACCTCTCAATGGAAGATCTGTGGTCTTGATCATAACACCACTCTGGCAGTGTACTTTGAGGTGGTCAATCAG CATAATGCACCTATTCCCCAGGGCGGCCGAGGGGCGGTCCAGTACGTCACACAGTACCAACACTCCAGTGGACAGAAACGCATCCGAGTCACCACCACCGCCAGAaa CTGGGCAGATGCAGGGACCCAGATCCAGAGTATTGCAGCATCATTTGACCAGGAGGCTTCAGCCATCCTGATGGCTAGACTGGCTGTGTACCGCGCTGAGACCGAGGAGGGCCCTGACGTGCTTCGCTGGCTGGACAGGCAGCTCATACGGCTG TGTCAGAAGTTTGGAGATTATCATAAGGATGATCCCAACTCTTTCCGCTTCTCAGAAACCTTTTCTCTCTATCCCCAG TTTATGTTCCACCTAAGAAGATCTCCTTTCCTGCAAGTGTTCAACAACAGCCCAGATGAGAGCTCATACTACAGACACCAGTTCATGCGTCAGGACCTGACCCAGTCTCTCATCATGATACAACCCATTCTCTACGCCTACTCCTTCAACGGGCCCCCAGAG CCTGTGTTGCTGGACAGCAGCAGTATCCTTCCTGATCGCATCCTTCTCATGGACACCTTCTTCCAGATCCTCATCTACCATGGAGAG ACTGTGTCTCAGTGGCGTAAGGCAGGCTACCAGGAGTTGCCAGAGTACGAGAACTTCCGCCATCTGCTGCAGGCTCCTGTGGACGACGCCCAGGAGATCCTCCACAGCCGCTTCCCTATGCCCCGCTACATAGACACAGAGCACGGCGgatcacag GCTCGTTTCCTGCTATCTAAAGTAAACCCATCACAAACCCACAATAATATGTATGCATGGGGCCAG GAGTCAGGTGCTCCGATCCTGACAGATGACGTCAGTCTCCAGGTGTTCATGGACCACCTGAAGAAGCTGGCTGTGTCCAGCGCAGCCTGA
- the LOC129812019 gene encoding adenosine receptor A3-like, giving the protein MQPVALVYAALMVVSSLFSVCGNVVLLLVVLLNKELHTETWALTLSFCLSDLALGLSTIPFGAHNSLLRPQGYPSDGYLCQGSAFFYLLLQLGSIHSLTWATVDKFTEICFALSYSTICTARRTRVVLVLVWLYGLINAALPLLGFGRYTYSSTRFLCAPSFQPDYRGFSLLFIVVGIIAPILIMCSMYAYIVYIARKQVRRGTFVCNDQHCFYVPAKSYFRSSIVMVATVVFLLVCWLPYIATCFYETFSGHEPPAATSAVSTWLVLFTSALNPWINSMTQMRYRAALRKSLNKIRQLLQHRLKNSHPQSTAIQLEIVSHNHHHHIAKPSLWSDDSKPVSPETRSMSEVTMEDSKDTGDSKGITLDQVCHCGTIC; this is encoded by the exons ATGCAGCCGGTGGCCCTGGTATATGCAGCTTTGATGGTGGTGTCCAGTCTGTTCTCTGTGTGTGGTAACGTGGTTCTACTTCTGGTGGTTCTTCTCAACAAGGAGCTCCATACCGAAACCTGGGCCCTGACCCTGAGCTTCTGCCTGAGTGACCTCGCCCTGGGTCTCTCAACCATCCCCTTCGGAGCCCACAACAGCCTGCTCAGGCCGCAGGGCTACCCCAGCGACGGGTACCTCTGCCAGGGCAGCGCCTTCTTCTACCTGCTCCTTCAGCTGGGCTCAATCCACTCCCTGACCTGGGCCACCGTCGACAAGTTCACAGAGATCTGCTTCGCCCTGAGCTACAGCACCATCTGCACGGCCAGGAGGACCAGAGTGGTGCTGGTCCTGGTGTGGCTCTACGGCCTGATCAACGCAGCCTTGCCACTGCTGGGCTTCGGCCGCTACACCTACAGCAGCACCAGGTTCCTGTGTGCCCCTAGCTTCCAGCCAGACTACAGGGGCTTCAGTCTGCTCTTCATCGTGGTCGGGATCATAGCACCCATACTCATCATGTGCTCCATGTATGCGTACATTGTGTATATTGCGAGGAAACAGGTGCGCCGAGGGACGTTTGTTTGCAACGACCAGCACTGTTTTTATGTCCCTGCTAAAAGCTACTTCAGGAGCTCCATAGTGATGGTGGCAACTGTGG TGTTCCTGCTGGTGTGCTGGCTGCCTTACATCGCCACCTGTTTCTATGAGACGTTTAGTGGCCATGAACCTCCAGCAGCAACCTCAGCCGTATCCACCTGGCTCGTCCTCTTCACCTCCGCACTCAACCCATGGATCAACTCCATGACGCAGAT GCGGTACAGAGCGGCTCTGCGGAAAAGCTTGAATAAAATACGCCAGCTGCTTCAGCACCGGCTGAAGAACTCCCACCCACAGAGCACCGCCATCCAACTGGAGATAGTGAGCCAtaatcaccaccaccacatcgCCAAGCCTTCACTCTGGTCAGACGACTCCAAGCCAGTTTCACCAGAGACTAGATCCATGTCGGAGGTGACCATGGAGGATAGTAAAGACACTGGGGACAGTAAGGGCATTACACTGGACCAGGTCTGTCACTGCGGAACCATCTGTTAA